The genomic region GGAAATGTACAACAGTGTTAAAGAAAGCTACTCGGTGCATCTGCTACTCTGAGTTGGGTCAAACTTCAGTTACTGTAGTGCATGTTTTTCAAGGAGTATTCAATTCTGAATTCGTGGTGCATTTTGATACTAAAAGCTTTAACACATGAGCTGAAGATGTCACATATACAACCTGATCCAATAATTGTGAACACCCTAGGGAGTAGCGTACTTTTCCTCACATGAAAGTACCTCTGTCCCTAGGACTACAACAATGCCTAGAAACACATAAGGGAGAAGAACAAGTGGATCAAGAACTACGATCACGTTTACTGCCTTCCCTAGTTATTGGcagtaacaaaaaatacaaGCCAGCACTATCGGCCATTTGTCAGATTAACACTTGCCAGCACTGTAACCTCACGCTCGTTTTCAAGAACAAATTTAACAGagtattttctgctgtgctAGAGTTGCAAGGGCTATTTACAGCAAATCTTAACTGTACAGACCAGTCTCCAATTAAACGTGAGCTGCATCTTAGCAGCTTAAGTTTATAACCTACTTTATCTGACagtattaaaacattattttaccaATTGAAGAGGCAAGAACAAAGCCTAAGCCTATTCCAAGTGGTCCTCCCATGTTCAGAAATTTTTCACTCGGAGCACACATGGCCACAGTGGAAAGCCCTCCGACGATTCCAGCAGTATACCAGGCAGCTCTGATCAGCAAAGGACCACCCAAGAAGGCAAGAGGAGCCACCACTGCACCCATGACACctagccaaaggaaaaaaaaacaccagtCATAACATTTGGAACAGTTCTGGTAGAAACACCACTtgccaaaacaatttttttttccccccagtgaGATAACATGGCTCAAACTAATCTACTTACATGACAAAATACCAACACACTTGATTGTGCACCTATCTAGAAGGGAGCACAATAAATTAGCAACCTTAAATTCTGTGACCTACTTTTATCTACCTCTGGAGAGTACTTCAAGGAGCTGGTCTTTGGAAGAAAGACTAACAAAAGTCAACATATTGATCTGTTCAAAACAGAGCTGGTAAGAGATACTTAGCATAGACTAATCAACTACATAATTAGCCACAGGAGCACTCAACATTGAAAAGCAGGACAGATTTCTGCTACAGTAATTATTTAGACAAGCAAGTCAGACTTTTTGCTAGAGTCTTGTATGAAACCTCTATCTAGTCCATTAATATCACATTAAGTTGTTTAACTTAATAACAATcactaaaataaacacaatttcTTCTTGGTAGAAATGTTAGCTCTTGAGGGACAAATATGATTCCAGTGCCCAACATCCACATGTCTTTCCTGAACCATAAATTATTTCTGgcaaaacagttctgaaaaatgATAGCCATTGTATTTGAAGTAGGTTTCATTAGTGAGAAACTTATCTGTACTCACAGCTTACGTACCTGATAGGAACATGTATCTAAGAAGCTGCAGTTTAATactaaaatctcatttttctagTTAAGTTTTCAAATACTTTCCTATCCTGTACAGCTGAAGAATGGTAAGTGTAGGCAATAGTGCTTACAGAAGCTATAGTGCCAGAAAGCAgtcacaaaaccaaagcagctATGAAACCAATTAGTTCTAGCCAATGTAGCATATACATATCTCAAGTTTAATTTGAGCATGACTTTTAGAAGATTATGAAAAATAGAGAGTTCTGTTAAGGACACATTAGAAATATTCCTGACGTTCAGGAGTTCTAATTGCTCTCTGAAAAAATCTTAACTCTCCTACAGCAGTATATAAAAATTTACCTTAAAGTCAAAGTTTTGTTAAAGTAAGAATCTGGTCACACTGAAGCACAGACATCTCTACAATGAACACTAATATCACATACCTGAATGCATCATCCAAGCCAAATGCTTAGCTCCTGGATTATTTTCATAGGATATGGACCTGACCAACATTCCAGCACCAATCATAGCTGCAAAAGTTGCACCTATTGCCTGTAAAAACAGTATTACAGAGCTCAAGTTAGCATTAGGACATATGGTCTCTGTTCTAACCTCCTAGTCTAAAAGTCAATAGTGTAATTCTCAAAAGACCAACCTAATTCATAACTGGAGCGTTTGTCAATTTCACTCCTGTAAGGTTACAGTCAAATCTTTGCAGATCCTAGCTTGCAGTAATTCCCATTTTACTTTTACTCAGTCTTCTAGGAATCCAAGTTTAGAAGTAAGATGGCAACAAATCTCTTAGTTGtgtaagagaaggaaaacatatgGTTCCGCCCCTCACTCTAATCCTCATTAAAGTACCTGAAATGTTACTCGTACTTTTTTCTTGTACATTTCTCCACCCAAAGCCAATACCCAGTTCACATGCTTTTGCTACCAATGATTTTTAAACCTCATTGCCTCCTTTTACTGATGATTCCAAGCAGAAACATCCAGCAGCTAGCAAACTAGTCAGAAATGTACAACTTTGGTTCATCACCAAGGATGTGTTATTAAATTAATCTCTATAAAATTATGTAGGTGTTGGCATTTAACTATTATCGTTCCACTCCACTTAACACACTGAATATGTACTAAGCAGATGCATTTTGTTAGCAGTTTGCCTAGATGATTTGCCTATCAGTATCATTTCAGCCTTGGCAAACAGGAGGCAGCTTTCAAAGAGCTATACAGAAGAACACAGGGAGGAGTAAGAACATATAGGGACCTCAGTTGCCATTTTTAGAAAGCGACAGAAATAGTGTCATTAGCCTCAGATGGCTGTTTGTAACAGGTTCTACTTGCATATAGCTGGTAAAGATAGCATAGCGTTTTTTTATGTAGTTTATCTTTGACAAACTATCAAAGCAGTATAGAAGGTGCATGCCAGCATGTAATTAGAATCACCAAATCTTAAATCACAAAGTATCATTACAATACTTAAGTAGTCTTTATGGATAAGGACACTAGTCTAAGTGAAGTTTTGCCTTACTTTTCACCAAGTAGTTTACATCTCACATTTTTTATATCAACCATCACATTTGGGATCTTTTCTCAGTAGacgtttttatttttataacataaTCTTACCAGCCAGGAGCCTCTTGTCATAAGGCTCATGAGTGCCGGAGATCTGCTTACTGCTACAGCAGACAGTGTCGTCAAGCCAATGCTTCCCGCAAAGTACATGTAAGTAGAGTGAATTCTGTCTTTCACATACTGTGgccaaatactgaaaaataagcagTCATACATAGCTGTGCAATTACCAGTATCAGAATGAAGACCAACTAAAACCACAAGTTGTTAAATGTATTAACAGCTATAGATATAAGGGAGGTTTCATAATCATGGTGTGGTCTAGCAACTTCTGCCACGAGTCTACCTTATAACAGGGGGCTGAACTTTTAAATCTTGCTGGTCTAATGTAACATAACTCTCTAGAAACACTGCAAATTACAAATAATACTAATTATAGTTCAATTCTAAGGAGGAAGCATACATGGGAAACAGaataacaaatgctttttaactATGGAAAAATAGAGAATGGTGTATATAACAGACTGGTTTAGGGAGAAATGTCTACAGAATGTGTACTGGGCACTAAGTAGCCTGCTGAGCAGTTCACAAATTGCTGAGTCACCGTGCACATGATTATCTGACATCAAAAGACACGAACATCATTTTGAGAGCTCTAACAGCAGCAATAGACCTAGACTTGAATGAGTTTCTGCAGCATGAGTTGGTCATACTACGGACAGGAAGCTTTCCCTGCTAATACCAAACTTAAACACAGTGCACacattttctcccattttacTCTTTTGACCCATTACTTCAAGGCTcgtggagaaaaaaaatacagacagctGTATGAATGAAAAGCTTCTCATAGATACAACTAGCAAGCATTCAATATGAATGCTGATGGTCACTTCCAAATATAAATGCAGAGTAACACAAAATGTCTCCAGCACTCATTTCTCCCAAGCCCATGCTTATCACTAACCATCTTTTAAGTCTAAGTAACTATATGGTTTTGCTATCACAGTCAGGTTTTTGTTGGCCAAAAAGCAATACACCAAAGTTTTAAGCAAAACGTATTTATTAGAGCAGGGCTTATGTCAAGGTAAGTGGTGTGTTCAAAGGAGACTCTCTTTCCAACACGCtgtattaaaatttaatgaaCAGTCTCACAGGAACACCAGGCAAAGTGGTCTTAACAATATGTTTTACAGAAGACTAACCTTCATAAACTATCTGTGGCACACCTCATAAGACATATTTATATACTCTtcacaaatacatttcaaatttaGCAAAATGAAGGAACTCACTTAAGTCAATATCCATTTAAGCTTGGATAattcaaattttgctttcagttataTGCTTTAAAATCCTGCACAGAGGCAAGGGCTTTCTGttcagagcttaaaaaaaaaaaagctatgtgTACACTGGGTGATACCAGCTAAAGAAGGGACGGATATAAAGAGGAGGGAGATTCACTTGATGTACTCTTTACTTAAAAGAGTAAGCCATCTTACTTACACAGCTCTTTCAATAGCTCCAATCTCACTGGACATGCCCATTCCATAGTAACAGAGGGCCCCCAGGCCAACAGCAGCCCCTCCAGCAACAATAAATTTCCCCAGGCGATCAGctgtataaagaaaaaaatccacactcTCATGAATGCTTTTTCTCAGATATACAACAAAACTCATGCGAGGATGATGTTAACTGTCTAATAGCTGATCCATGTTAGGCTTCTTTCTTAAAGCTCCACTTAACTTCAAGTCACTGCGTTACCAGTTCTCCTTGAGCTACATGTGAACAACTCTGTCTTCACCCTACCAACACAATATAGCTTCATAAAACAGAGTAAGAAATAAGACACCAGTTAGTAACATGCCAGGTTTACTGACCTTCATTACAGTGACAGGAATTCCAACACAAAACCAGTTAACAGGTTCTCCAACAGAAGAGTTCACCTGTCTGCTGATTTAGTATACCATTTCACTAATCAACTCACtataaaacaggagaaaaactaGCCATTGTGTCCTTTCCTCTCATTCATCTGCCCTTAATGCTTGCTCCTTCAAGAGCTCTTTGGTAGCAATTAGATcgaaatcagtttaaaaaaggaTTTCCAAAACTCACAGGCAACAACACATGACTTACTACCGGTTTCTACTGTCTAACTTTTAGACATACTGCCAGACACACTGGCAGTATGTCTGATAAACATATCAGATTACTGctacaaatataaatatcaaTCATAAAATATTGTTATAACTGAAGTAAGAGCAGCTAAGACCAAATACCTTCAGTTGTATAATTCTAAGACTACACTTTTTCCTAACATGTTATAGCCAAGACACTGTCTGGCCAATCTACATGTGTTCCATTTGTCAGTTCAATACTATTATAACACATTTACAAGTCTGTTCTGCTGAACACTATCAAAAAATCCCTTTGTAATCCACTGAAATTACGATCCACACTAGATGTACTAGCAAGCATAGTAAGCCAATGCCTTACATACCTGTAGTACCATAAACTTTTTCTGCAAACTGTACACACTGTcaaaaaagctttcctttaaaCAGTATACAAATTAGATGTAGCAAAGCAAGAgttagcatatttttttttaaatctgcaacCAAGTCTCCATTAAAAGACAACCATTTTTGACTTCACAGTTCTCAACAGCATCTTAAAGTAGAGACAGCAAGAAACTTCTCTATACTGTGACATATTTGCAGCTTTAAACTTTACAAGAAAAGACAAGCAGAGAAACTGCCTCCAGTCATTTGAGGGAGATCACTAAGCAAACTTACATATGAAACAATATTCTCAATCTCTAATGATTTGAAGGAAACTGATTCCTTCGAGGAAGTTTTAAGTTCGGCTTCAAAGACTCTCAGTATTTAAAGCAGAGTTACTCTACCTTTAAGTGCCGTTTCTGCAGATGGCTcaaatgctgcttctttaaTTTCCTGGCCAATTTTTCCACGCCTTACACCTGTTCTTACTCTGGTGGCATAGCACTGTTAGATTCAGAAATAACGTAAGAAAgattcaaggaaataaaatagaagacaTTTCTTATCAATTTACTTGCTACACTTATAATTGCTACATAGTCTCTTATTTAGCTATGCTTACCTCCTAAAGACATGAAGCAACTGTGCTCAAGGAAAACAACTGAACACTAAAGTTTAGAAAGCTTTGTGAATAACATTCATACGTTCTAGAAGTACAGAACCAATGCAGTGAATTTCAGAAGCTGAagttttcagtttgcatttcttCTACTCTAGCCCCACTGTACTAAACAGGGGCATAaggctttttttcaaaatataaaaacatactctttacttctttattttgtaaaaaaattattttggtttctaTGTAAAAACACTCTTTATGTAAAcacttttatgtaaaaaaatactCTTGCACAATACTTATACTTTACAGACACTAAATttggaaaagcagcatgaaTTATTTGCTTTCAACTCTAGACTTGATTTAGAGAACAAACCTTGAGTGAAGGCCTATGAACTTAAGATTTTAAAGGCTGACAAGCTCCAAATAAATACAGCATGCTGCTCAAAGTCTTAGTAAGCTGCAAGAGCAACACAGAATAAACTCTTATTTATGTTCAGAAACAACTTCTGAAGTTTCCTTAccattttttccaggaatttcTGAATTATTATACAGGCACCTGAGCAACCAAGGGCTCACTCAAAGCTGTGAGTTTGTTTCAACACTAAAACCCGAAATCTACAATCATTACTACCATCAGCCATTAGAGCAATAAAATTCAGGAAGTTTACCATAGCACTTcagttttgttgtgttttgcaTCTAAGGAAATCTAGCCCTACACTGTAATTGTGTAGCACTcgccacagaaataaaaccaccacaaaaaaacccacaacacacacacccccccctaCAAACTTACGATGcttaaaacagttttctatgcttaagaagaaaacacaaaggagGTGAAGAATATGCCACTGGCACTTTCACCAAGATGATGACAAAAGAGCAACGCCTCCTAACAGTTGAGAGTTAcccaagcagaaagcaaaaatgaaacatcttCTCTCAATGAAGAATAAACAGACAATGTTTTAAACTAATGACAGCCcagtttttaaaactgctggTAAGACCCAGATAGCCCTGCCATAGTTCAGAAATTGCTCTAACCTGATCTACAGCTCTAAACACATATCGGGACTAaagtctttgaaaagaaagcttttactTCAATATTATAGTAAAACTCTTAAGAGACAGGGAGCTAGGAGAAGGTCACACAAAAATTTCTGCTCCTCCCACCTTACATAGTGAGGCTTGTTCATCACTACCTACCTCCTTTAAGTTCTTTTTTCCAATAATTTCAGTGGGGAAATAGCCATTGGAACAGAAGACATTATTTCAACTGCTCttaaaaaccctttttttttgaTTCAGTAACACTCTTCCTTCAGTAAATTAGAGCAGGTACCTCAAACAAGCAGAAGGCTCATGATCATGCAAAACAGGTTCTCCATGCAAGGCGATTCTTTTGGCAAAACActtaatcctttaaaatatcATCACTCAGAACCATTAGAAAGAGAATTACCTTACCTGATTAGGCTGCCACAGCCTGTAGGCTTTTATATTGGAGTTCCTCAAAGCTGGGGAAGCCTGAGTAATGGTGGGGCGGATAGTCTGGCATGATAATGCCCTCAGGCATACTAGCCTTGCAGCCAGCATGGttgcttaaataatttaatgcaCTGTGTTCCTGCAAGTGCACGAGAAAATATGCTTTACTGTTTTGTTACGTGGTTTTCAGACAACAAGGTACACTTACTACTTATTCTCAACTACACTACAGCCTGTAATAAAAATGGTACCATCACTAGAGTACTGTAGTAAGAGCCAGAACCTTCTTAAATATGCAGTTCTATCTATGTTTGTCTCCCATTTTCATCAGAGACTTCTCTCTCACAACTTACCTGACAACAGAAGAACATACCACTTTTCATACATATCAATTACATCAAGACCCTTTACGTACTTATGTTTGAATTACTTTGGCAACTAACTTTCATTTTGAGACATAACACTGCATGAGCACTCTGCCCTCCAAATATATGTTCGAAAAGGTGCTCCAAATTTACATAAACTTCAGCCAAGTATAAACCCAAATGAATAAATAGCATAACATATGTGGCAGAAAAAGTTTTAGAGAGGTTTTAAACTATTCTTTAAAGAATTAGTTAGTTTTAGGGACACGGCATTCAGTCAAGGTCACAGCCGAGAACACAAGTTCACGTCATCTTGTGCAGTTTTGACCAGAGAACAATGACACCACTCACAGGCAAATTGGTAGCATAAGCAGACACCAGCCTATGCATTCTATACGTAGTACTAAACCTGCTAACTTACTTCCACAAATAGTGCACACCTTACACATAAAACCCCTGTGTCCTTGTAGTTACACATACTTTAATTATGACTATATACAACCTCTGATACCACAAGACACCCCAACTactaatacattttttcaaacaACTGTTTATAGCTTACATGTACAGTGTccaatataatttaaaagcattctAAATAAAGGTAACTTTAAACATGCATGAGAAACAAGCACCCACAGCATTGGGCAGCCAGCACTAATGACAAAgaagtaaaagtgagaagatAATCCTGCTGCTAGAAGAAGtcactttgctttgaaaatcagtTATGAAATCCTGCTTTTATAAGTGGAAGCACTTTCAGAGACACATCCTGTTTCCACCACTAAACCCCACTCTTCCACTGGGATGATACAGTTCGCAGGAACTTACAGTGACAACTCTATGAttctgagttttattttcttgaaaccGATATTCAAAGCAAGACACCTTCAAGCATTAGATTAACAAAAAGGACAAACGAAAGCAGACTGTTAAcgagaaaacaaaataccatcAACGTTCCAGCATATTAACTGGCAAATACAGCAGTAAGGAAACACTGCGAAGTCACCACTGCACCAAAGCATGAGGAAACCCATTCCAGCCTAGGCAGGGCAGCGAGAACCCCtgaaggggcagggagagggccAGCCCCCGCCTCAGGCCTAGGCCTGGGCCTGGGCCGGGCCGCGGGCCCTCACTCGCTTTCGGCCGGGCCTGGACCCTGTTCTCGCCCCCCCCGGGGGCCCGCCGCTGCGCCCCAGCGTGgcacccgcagccccggccgcgccgcgccgccccgtCCCGCAACCACCCCACGCACCTGCGTGGGCGCTTCTTGCCCGATCGACCCCGCTCCGGCACCGCACGCGCAAACCCGGAACGACGCCTCAGGAGCAGAAGTGACGTCAAGCTGCTCCGCGCGCTCCCGGTGAC from Ciconia boyciana chromosome 8, ASM3463844v1, whole genome shotgun sequence harbors:
- the GHITM gene encoding growth hormone-inducible transmembrane protein yields the protein MLAARLVCLRALSCQTIRPTITQASPALRNSNIKAYRLWQPNQCYATRVRTGVRRGKIGQEIKEAAFEPSAETALKADRLGKFIVAGGAAVGLGALCYYGMGMSSEIGAIERAVIWPQYVKDRIHSTYMYFAGSIGLTTLSAVAVSRSPALMSLMTRGSWLAIGATFAAMIGAGMLVRSISYENNPGAKHLAWMMHSGVMGAVVAPLAFLGGPLLIRAAWYTAGIVGGLSTVAMCAPSEKFLNMGGPLGIGLGFVLASSIGSMFLPPTSAFGAGLYSVAVYGGLVLFGMFLLYDTQHVIKRAETIPYYGVTKYDPINACMGIYTDTLNIFIRVATMLAGGGGGRRK